TCGCCCGTGGCGGCGCGCAGACCGTCGACGCCGTCGATCCCCGACTCTTCCTTCAGCAGCCGCAGCCCGTAGCTGGACACGATCAGCCGTACGTGCACGGCGGCCTCGTTCAGCGCACGCAGCACGCGCACGGCGTACGGCGCGCCCGACGCACCGGTGATCCCGAAGGTGATGGGCGCGTCCAGGGCCACCCTCACGCGAGCAGCCGCTCCGTCAGCACGATCGCGAAGAAGAGCACGGAAATGGCCCCGTTGATGTTGAAGAACGCCGCGTCGATCTTCGACAAGTCGTCGGAGCGCACCAGGCTCTGCTCGTACGCCAGCATCAGCGCGATCACCCCCGTGCCGATGAAGTAGCCAACGCCCAGTTCGGGCAGGATGAACCCCAGAGCCACGAACGAGGCTGCCGATAGCAGGTGCAGCGCGCGCGAGAAGGCCAGCGCGCCTCGTGCGCCCAGCGCGGCGGGAATGGAGTGCAGCTTTTCGCCACGGTCGAACTCCATGTCCTGCAGCGAATACAGGATGTCGAAGCCCGCCACCCAGCACAGCACGGCCGCCGCCAGCACCAGCAGCGCGGACGGCGGACGGCTCCACTCGCCCGCGACGGCCAGGTACGCGCCCACGGGAGCGATGGCGAGCGAGAACCCGAGCACC
This is a stretch of genomic DNA from Longimicrobium sp.. It encodes these proteins:
- a CDS encoding UbiA-like polyprenyltransferase — encoded protein: QHIGGRGRLVDYSNLVKLPHTVFAMPFALVGATLASYRYFVSGWDVLLILAAFTCARFAAMGFNRIADRAIDARNPRTAMREIPAGKLSVREATAAVIIASALFFVCAALLNPLCLYLAPFALAIILAYSFTKRFTRYAHLVLGFSLAIAPVGAYLAVAGEWSRPPSALLVLAAAVLCWVAGFDILYSLQDMEFDRGEKLHSIPAALGARGALAFSRALHLLSAASFVALGFILPELGVGYFIGTGVIALMLAYEQSLVRSDDLSKIDAAFFNINGAISVLFFAIVLTERLLA